The Chaetodon trifascialis isolate fChaTrf1 chromosome 11, fChaTrf1.hap1, whole genome shotgun sequence nucleotide sequence CCGccttctgctcttttctctccctgttgGCCGGATCAGCTTTCCGacaattcaattttttttacCAGAACAACCAATGAACTACATATTTGTTTTATACAATGAAAAACACCTCCTTTTCCTAAATCGATTAATATCACAACCTCTTTGCTTGAAGAGCTGCCAAAGTGATCAGGAACTTGTGCTTTTAGTGCTGAATTGCATCCAGCTGACCAGCCAGGAATTTGATTGCGTGTATGAAATCATCTGATGCCAGAAACACTATTCACGATGGGCCTTTCTGGCGACCATCGATTcaagttaaaaaacaattacaGGAGTAAAATACTCACCGAGGCGATCGTTCAGCTCACGTCGGGGATTTCGAGACAGATGGGGAACATTTCTGCAAGtcagaagttaaaaaaaacgCCAGGCAACACGACGCAGCTAGCTAGAGAAGGAGCCAACTAACATTAACGTTAGCCGCCGCTAGTTCTTCAGTTGCTTTTCGAATAAAAAGCAAACGTTCGGCCGGTATCCTGTCCGGAAGAGCCGCCGTCCGCTTTATTTCCACCTCGTCAAACAGCGTTTATCTGTCGATGAAAAGTCTGTTTTCCTGTCGATGTAAAGCAGGCTGAAACTAGAGAGGTGGCATCCAAAGTGCTACTGTTGGGGGTTAACAACTTTGCTGTAAAACACGGCCTGTGATTGGACAGACGAGGCCACCAATCACCTGTGGAGAGCTCTGGGCTTCGGGCGTCACGCGCCACAAGGGATGGAGCGAAACGTGATTGGCTGGCATGGTCACGATGAGCTCTGCTCGTTAGCTCTTAGCCGATTTTAATGCCCCGTTAAAGTCGTACAGTTACTTCtatctgtttgttgttttcagcccAGGATCCAGTTTCCACTCGATACTCCTTCTCAAACTCGCTTCTCTGTGAATggttgtttctttatgtgaaTTTCTGTGTTTTACGGGGAAAATGGGCGTGTAGGACACATCGACGGACCACCTCGGAATGTGCATGACAAATCCCTTTAACAGCGCCACAGTGTCAGTGTCACGTTAGTGTAGTTCAGCTCATAGTCAGCAGGGAAAAACATGGCCAAAATAACTTTATTCCACATGATCAGAAGGTTTTCTCCAAGTCTGatacaaaaagagaaacacatctcaaacaactttgctgttttcagaTGGACTCCTGCAGCTAACTACTACAGAAGATGCCACgctattattaaattattactTGTGTTAACAAGTTTGACATCATGGTACTTGTAAACAACATCACTGGAAACTATAGctatttatatatttagtgCCAGACATGAGCAAACAGCATTTTAACTGTTCATGTGGTTGATGAGTGGACAGTTTCCACTGTTTCCATTTGTGAGGATGAGGAAGGCGTGAATCAATAACCAGCTTCATCATTTATCCTGAGCTTTGCTGACGGACACGAGCAGACAATCTGTTCACATACCAGCTCAGAGTTTCCCCATCAGGTTGATACACATTAAAAACTGGTTATAGGAGAGCTATGGAGACACACTGGACACACCAGTGAGCAGAACAACAAATCACAATAATCCTTTTTACAATATAGGGGTCATTAGTTGTCAACATTTATTCAATAAATAATTTCAGAAATACAGAATtgcaaatgtgaatgtgttgaaattaaaaaaaggcacTTAAAAACAAAGGCGAGAGGTGTAACTTCTTTTCTTTACAAAACCCCCAAATTCTACAGATCTAGAGTTCATTCCCGTACCACTGATTTCCCAAAGTAAACGACATGGTCACCATTTCTTTTCAATAAAAAACGTTTGATCGAGGTACCAAAAGAGTTCAGTGGAATTGCTgacatacagaaaaaaaatggaccCTTCTCCAATTCATATCctagaaataaaacaatgaattacAAGCAAATTTAGTTAGAAAATAAGGCAGGTTTACGTGTATTTGGCATTGCTGTGAAGAATTAAGGACCTGAGTTGGCTTTAAATTAAGAAAGCAAAAACCTGGAGCCAAACAGTAACACTACTGTACACTGACGTCCTTGAATCTACAAAGATGCTTTTCAATTGATTGTTCAGATGGATTAAGTCACTCTGAGAAAACATACAACCACCCTCAATCCTGGTCTGTGAATACAAATATGGCTTAACACCCAAAtccaaacatactgtacacatttCACTGCTACCGCACCACATCTGAAGAGTTTCAATCCAGAGGCATTTAAGAAGAGTCTAAGGGATCACAGACATTAAGACCTCTGACCTTCTGAAgctcagctgtgctgctgaaacacGGGCTGATAGATTGTACCCCGTTAAACATCGTACACATGGGTATTTAGAGAGGAACTCTTCACTTGTTGCCCATTATCAACATCCGATTCAACCATCAACAAAGCACCGATGGCTTGCTGGTTCTAGAAAAAAGGCACAGCTCGGTTTTCCGTTACCTTGCCCGTCCTGTGGCGCAAACACTACAAATCAGTTCAACACATTCtctcagaaacaaaagaaacaaaacccCACATTTATACAGACTGTACACGTTTGAGACGATgcatagaaaataaaaacacgttagtaaaacaaactgaaatagtGGCAAAATGCATTGCTATCATTTGGTGGCTACAATAAcgacaaacaaaccaacagtgaGAGCGTTATAAAACCCGCCCCCACACCCCCCGCCCTCCATTCGGCCCGTTTCCTTTCCATACAGTGTTGGAACAATGGAGGCAGAGCTCCATCATTTGCCCTCGTACTTTGGATTGACGACAGTTGTTACGGCACTTCTGTAGATGGGATTCTCACcctgagaaacagagaagaacaagtGTGAGTACATCAGTGAACTTTGAGGGATCAGGTTAACAAATCCAAGTCAAACCTTCTGTGGAGTCACATGAACACCATTTTGATGGCCTAACAGTGAATTCAGCATCTCACGCTGCACAGTGTAACAGCAAACGAGATGAGCCAGCATCGACCCAGCGGccatactgtttgtttgtctcagcGTTTGGCTGGAGGCAACAGTTTGGTCAAACACGTCATGTGAACTGCGATCTGACACTGCTGCTACGGTTTTAGCAGCttgagtctgactgctgcagtcAAGTGAAAGGTGTCAGATGGccactctgtgttttctgacccTTAATGACTGCAGTCTGCAGAGTACTGAAATGACGAGCCCTCTGTAAGAGCTCCTGCCCCCTGGAGGGGACACTGGAGGGGACACTGGAGGGGACACTGGAGTTCATTGTTGCAGAGCACGTGGGGTCAAGCCGAGCAGACGCTGTCTGGATTCGTCCTGATTTTAGCCCACAGTCTGATGCTGAGGTCACAGCACCTTATTAATTACCTGAATGATCAACGGTTTGGCTCTTGGACGACTGGTTGGGTTTCTGGCAGGTCGTCTGTCTGCACTTTGAGCCGTTCCACAGTCTGATCTCCATCATGATTGCTGTCTAAAGATCTGTTACAAACTGTTGGGAGCTTGTTTTAAGGGCTAAAACTGTGTGACTGAGACATAAAACTCAACTTCAGATCAGACTGCACCTCCAGCTTTTTTCTATTTACGTTCCTTCGTAGTAGAGCTGCACAAACTAAACTGCCTTCCTCTCTTCATGTCAGTGTTGAGCATACGTTCATCTTGTTTGAATAATCTTTATTGCAGCTGTCACTGGACAAAACTGACCAGAGGTTCCATGTTTACACTCAGTGCGAGCTTCACCTTGTGGCCGGTCACTGATCTGTACTGTGTGAGCATGAAAGGTGATTAAAACCTGTGGCATGAGTTAACACAACGTTCAAGACGAATAAAAATGCAGTGTCCTTATTTCAGCTGTGCCGTTGAAATAGTACTGAAATTGGGATTAACATGACTGAACGGCATATTGCCTACTTCACATAAAGACGTGAATTTCAGAGCCGAGAGAACATAAATCAGCATTCTTCAGTTCAGAGTCAGACAGATGTCCAGTAAATAGTGGTTAGCCACTACTAATGACAGTAAAGCAACAAAACACCCCGCAGTCAGCTGTTTACAGAGATTATGATGGAGGCAGGAGGTGCAGAGCACAGCCAGGAAGTGTCAGTAGCACCAAAGTCGCCATAATCACATGACGAAAAGAACAGGGAGGGCGGGGGGTGTTTTAACTCTCACAAAtccttcatcttctctctgAAAGCTTTTCCTCTCAGTAGTGGAACTAGAACATACAGATAAAACCTTCAAATCCAGCCAGAGGTTGAACTCATTCATCTGAAGTGTGTGGGAACATTAATCTGCAGTTTTGTGTCAGAAATTCACCAAATTCCAAACACATTGTTGTTACTGGACAGACACATGGGGATCTAAATGAGAGaaaactataaataaaattattGTGTTACTTGTTTGTTAGTTGTTACTTTGTGACTATTAACAGTTTGTCTTCTGAAAATTTGGCCAACATCATGGAAAAACACACCAGATCACACCAACTCTGGCAGTCACTGCATGCTGATTTCACTCCATGCAGTCAGCACGTCTCTCATTTCACTGCAGCCCAACATGAAGTCAGTCGAGGAGTAAAACTGCACGGCCCAGAGAAAGTACATGCAGGTACACAAAGCCAGCAGGTGATACAAACTTCCACCTAAAGAGCGGCGCCTTTGTTCCCATAGCTGGGATTCTGGAACTGGTTTATAGGACTCTTGTAAATAGGGTTCCCTTGCTAACATGGAGAAGGAAAAGGgggaagagatgaagaagagatgaagacaAGCAGGAAAAAGCAGCGTAaaggacagacaaaagaaaatgttcagCACAGGGCAGAACAGGTCAGACAGAATATCTGGAACAGCAGAAATGAGACGTTTCTGTGTGATGGAAAGTATCTGTACTTCTCAAATTCCTCTTCTTTGCACGAGGTCTTTCCTACTTCCTGTGTTATTTGTAAAATTACAGCAGGACATCTtattttctgcagttttgtgaGCAGAAAACTGTTAATGAAGATCAGACTGGCTTACCACAAACTGTGAAAGCAGCACAAGCTCTCTTGCATGTTTAAGACACACGAGATAATGCAAAACGATCAAAGATACTTTTTAACAGAGTTTttctacttaagtaaaaaaGTAACTCATTACGTTTACATTTCCCACAAAAACAGCCTGTGAATGTTGGCTTCCTCCTGACGGGCCgtaaacactgcagctgtgacttCCACAGCGGCGGTGGAGCTTTCCATCAGTGGTCACCCAGcagtcctctctctgcttcattgCCTTTTATGGTCATGCAGTTGTACCATGTGGACAGCGAGAGGCAGCACCGTCAGCTGAGGGGAGGCCGCTCCCTCAGTGgagaaagactgaacaaacCTGCACGGAGGTTAATCAAGGACAGAGCTGGAGATCGTCTCTGATGGTGCTCTTCAGATCAGGGATCTTCCAGCTTACTCTGGCTTAAAtctcttttctgtttccacACCTGCTGGACTTTTTCCTGCTGATTACTTCTGACGCGTCCTCACATCCCTAAATGCCccagagcagcagaaaagatAAAGCCTGCTCCCCACATAAAGCTCCAATGGCTGACTCACCGTGTCCCACTTGGCGttcatcttctccttctcaAACTTGGCAAACTCTCGGCGGTCGTGGATGATCATGAGCAGTTTCCAGATGAGCAGCAGGGCGAGGCCAATGAGAACGATGCCCGCCACCACACCTGCCACAATGGGGATGATGTCAGGTCCTGCTGGGCActctgaaacagagaaaatgcaaagaaaacaaatgaaatccaTCATTGAAGTttagaaaaatgacattaaatgatGAGAAAAAGGGACAAAATGACAGAACAGAGGTGACAGATCTAAACCAAGCAAGTGAGCTGTGGAGTTTTGTTTAAGACAAAGTTCTGTTCACATTTAATGTTTACAAAATGGACTGCGCCAAACAACtgtgttgaatgcatttccatCCTCATCACTGATTTATGCTGGTGCGTTGCTGCTTTTCTAGCATGCCCAGGTTTCAATGTTTGATATTACTTCATGCAAAATGTAGCAGTCAAATCATACCCAGCGTGTCCACCACATAGACCTCCTTGGTGTCGTTCCTGATGGCGTAGGTGTAGTAGAACCAGCAGTCGTTGGCGTCTCGCTCTTTGCAGTGAGTCAGTGGGAAGCTCTGGTCCGTTGGCTGAGGCAGCTTGTCGCGATCCTTCACCTTGATCAGCTGGAAGTAGCTGCAGTCACGCTCACACGTATCCTTCTTCTCACCAGCCGTGAAAGCTCGGCACTGCACGCAATCTCTGCGAAAACACAGACGGAGGGTCAAATCACTCGCCATGTTGATTTCTATCCGCTGagtcccagcatgcattggTGGAAGCAGAGAAACATTGCGACTCTAAGCAAACTACATGTCTGTGGATGATGCAGAGTTTAGAAATACTCAGGACATGAAACCAAAAATAAAGTCTGTTTAAGTGTTCAGTGTATGTTTCAAAGAAGCATAAATATGTGGAGGGAAATAATGAATCTttactttttttccatttatttgttGGACTTTAAGTAATCAAATTTAAACATACTGAGTCTGAAAGATAGTGGAATGTGCCTAGAATATGCAGTATCTACAGATTTCAGTGTTAACTATAGAATATGCACTGGCCCCAGACAGCTAAAAATCCCAAATCCCCAGAAAAACATACAACCTCAGCACCATCAGTGGTTGCTAAGGCCCTTCCCAGAGGAGAAACATATGAACATTTAGAATGAAGTGCGTTTCATGAGGAGTTAACAAGGCAATTAAACTTGTTTTAGTTtggtgaaaaacagaaacttaAAGTCTGGGCTGACGGTGGCCTGCGGGGAAATGTTCACACACGGCTCACGCTCACTTGTGCTCGGCGCAGACGCCGGGGCAGGTGGGACAGATCTCGCAGGTTGGACCCTGGAATTTGGGGTTAGTGCATTTGCAGATTCCACATTCGCAAGTGCCGCGGCCGTTACAGATCTGCCCGTTCTTGGcgaggcaggtggaggtctcCAGGGAGCAGTCGCATGCGCTGCCCGTGTAGTTGGCGTCACAGATGCACTTCCTGCATTCGCAGCGGCCGTGTCCTGGAAAAACACGGGCAATGAGTGGCTGCAGAGTTGACCATAAAACTTGTGCGAGTCTGTCAAACGACTGGATTTCCACACTCACCTCCGCAGAGCTTGTTGTTGGAGCGGTCGCAGTTGAAGTTGTCGCACTCGCAGTACTTGCCGCTGTAGATCTCTGCGGGATTCTCTCGCTTCTTGCACTCGCAGGTGCCGCAGACACAGTCGCCGTTGTTGCTGCAGATATCCGTGCCGTTGTCTTTTCGGCAGTTGGCGTCCAGGTCCTCCGTCCGCACTTCGTCTTTGCTGCACTCGCAGAGACGCCCGATCCGGCCTTCAttacacctgacacacacacacagacagacaaaaaaaccttttcagTAAAAATGTGTCATCAAAGTCCAACAGCATGAGCAGAGTGTGATTCAACAAGGCAAAAAGCGTATACTTAATGTTTGGGAGGTGAAGGACACTGGTCTGAACCATGAgaagcacaaaacacagagctcTCCTCATTTATTGAACCACGCAGAAGAAGAACGAGGAAGCACAAACAGCTTTTCATAGACTTCATCACTGCACCTGGTGCTTTTTTTATAAGCAGTTCCCTTTTCTGCTTGAAGAGTTACAGCTGTGGTTGGGAACTGAAAACCCTGAGACCTTTAAGGCTCTGCGGTGCACAGTTCAGCAGTTCTGATCTCGTGAATCTTTCCGGCTGAATACTTACTTGCAGGCTCCGCACTCGAAGGTCCCGTTGCCCTCGAAGCACTTCTTACTGTTGGGCTCTCCCTCTGTGGCGCACTGGCAGTCACAGATGAAGTTCAGAAcgacctccacctcctctgtgaAGCCCAGTGGTTTGATTTTAATGGTCTCAGACTTGCCATGCGATGGACACTTCTGGGATTCAATGGAAATCTTGAAAGACACCTGGAAACCAGAGAAGAGTTCACAGGGTCATCAAAGCTGTGAGAGGAGGCTCTGAAGCTCACTGCCCCATGTTTCAGACATGACGATGACTATTAGCTTGTGATGCATCTCTCATTTACTCTTCAGTTTCCAGTAGGAGACGCTAATGTAGGAAGAAGGACATAGTTGTTTACCAGCTGCACACCCCAGAAACAGGATGTCCAGGCTCAACGGTTAACGCTGCTGCCAGTGACTGACTTGCACCACTTGTGTTGTGGTAGCAAAGTGGGAAACACGTTGCCATCTGGGGGCCCCATGAGTTGAGACGTTTTTTCAGTTCGATCATTTTCATACGTGTAAACAAtctgcaacaaaaaaacatgatatcCACCTCGTCTCCAATGGAGATGTTGGAGCACTTCCTGCCGTTCTCCCCTGTTCCCTCCACTCCGTTCTTACAGATGGACTTGTAGGTGATGGAAACTCCCTCTGGTAGCCTGCCGTTTTCCAGAATGACCTCAGATGACAAAGACTGTCCAAAATAAGAGAGACGGTCACTACAGGCAGTGCTCCTCTATGCATGGAAGCCTTTTCCATGCAGAAACCCAGCTGCTGCTGGGCAGGACATCTTACACTTCCTGGTCTCACTAATGCATACAGTGTGTTAAAGAGCAGCCTGGTTACTGAAACCTGAGCGTGTTATCTCTTAACGGCAGGGACAGACGGCGCAGTTTGACTCACATTGTAAGCATCAATAATGAGCTTGATCACGTTGCTGGAGTTGGAGGACAGCGTGCCAACAGCTGATTTAGGAATAAGATTCTTCAACTCCTGAAGGAGACACAAAGGTGGAAGGTAAGAACAGAGTGAACAAATGTTAAATATGTATCTCCTCTAAATATCTATCATCTCTATCTGTGTTGGCATTCCTGATAAAATGCTGTATGTAGTTACTGCCGATGCAAAGGaacatttcctactgctgcagTGTCACAGTAAAAACTTTTCACTGGCAAAACAGGAGTTGGTGTTTATTCTGAAAGAGTCAGAGGAAATGCAGTGTGTTGACTGACATCCTGCCACTTTAAGCATGTACAGAAAACCCAAAGTTCACCTTGTAAACGGGCTGAAATTCCTCAGTGACGGCAAAGATGGTCTGGATGTTGTGGTCACTCAGTTTCTGAACCAGATGTGCGATGGAGGGGTAGTCCTACCGAAGGATCAccgacagacagaaacaaacacacacgcttaTTAAAATTCAGCGGATATTTCAAATCCCAGACTGTGTGGACCAAAGTGGAAAGAAACAAATCTTCACATCAATGAGAAACTGGCTCACGTGCTCTCTCTGGATACACTGTGCATATTAAAAATGATAAACGACATACGTAGTAGTGGCTCATGGTGTACATGTTGTTCTCCAGGTGACACCTCCCATCGTTGGGCAGCACGATGCCACCCAGTTTGCCATCACCGGCGAAGTGGAAACCAGCATCGGTGGAAAACACCAGCAGACGGGTCACGTTCCTCCAGCCGATTTGCTCCTGGGAAGACGAAGAGCCTTCTTATTAATATTTCACGCATTTACAAGATGCTCACCAACAACGAGAAACCGTTGAGCCCCTCTTACCTCACAGACTGCCACCTGCATGATGGCATCGAAGCCCCCCTCTGGAGAGTCCAGGTTTCCTGagatctgctgctggctgaCCAACCGGTTGAACTCGTCCCCCTTGTCCGTCAGCTTCAGGACGTTCTTGTAACTGAAGGGGCTGGTGCAGTTCTGGTTCCCTGTGCAGGGGTTGATGAGCCTGGCTGGCGTGGTGCTGATGTAAGGCATGACCGTCTTTTCCACAAATGAGCCGAAACCTGGAAGGAGAATACATTTTATTCAGGATTGAAGAAGCGTTGAAAAAACTACAGCTTGTCTGCTGGTTAGCATCCTTTTACTGGGAGCCAGGTTTTCCTTACCAATCCTGAAATCTGAGGTGATCTCCTGCATTTCCCTCATGAGGTCAGTACCAAGGTTCTTCACGTTTTCCAAATCATCTTTCATGGAGAAGGAGAGGTCCATAAGGTAGTACAGGTCGATGGGGTAGTCCTCCGCACGCTTGAACTTCAGCTCAAAGGTCTGGGGCTCACcttaagaggaaaaaaatgcacatttcagcAGAAGAAACTGTGACAGAATAATTTTGTAATAATTTGAGGCttttctgcagagaaaatctgttgaagtctgaCATATCTAAATCTCTCCGGCTCTAGTGGCAAAACATTCAAAGGTTCAGCTACGGAAGTTGAATATTTACCAGATCTGAGCGTCAGGGTGAGTTTCTGGGGCTGGATCTGGGTGATCTGCTCAGGCTTCAGTTTTTCAGCCACGTCCTTCTTGCGGTTGGTGACGGGCTTGTTCTTGTTAATGGTGATGCCTCCACGTGGGTTCTCAACTTTGGTCGCAGCACAATTTCTCTTCTTCAGGGACTCCAGATCGTCACAGCGAGCAGACTTGGACTCCCCCACGGAGAGGAAGGTCTGTGAATTCACGCCAGAGGTTTTTGTGAGGatattttaaatgaattgtATGAAAATCAGACGAAGACATCGGCCGGTGCAGGCAGTTAACAGCAGTGCTGTCATTTTCATAGGTGATGCACGGTATGTGCAGAAACATCTGGAAAGGTCCTGTAAATGTACAGGAATTTGTTGtagtacagtacagtaacacaGCACATACTGACAAACACGATACAGGACCAACAGAACGTCACATAAAACCTCAGTATGTCACTGTATAACAACCACAGGCCGACAGGCTTATTCAGATAAAACAGATGGTGCCACAGTTTGCtctgtgttattgtgttatttCAACAAATAAACTCACTAATATCTGCTGCAGATACAATTTTCAGGATCTCTGACATGAAGTCAAAGAGCGTTTTCAGCTAACGAGGCCTCTGGAATCAATCCATCCAACTGTCTGTTTTTTGGGCCGCTGTTGTCAGGAAGCAGGAGccgaggagagacagacaagtgGGAGGCCTGGCCGAGATTTCAGATTGGATGCACATGAGATCCCACaaggcagagtggaggagaacTTGAGACAATGAtctcagtcaaaacaaaaataGTGCTTTGACCTAATTCTTTCAAAACCACATGACCCTCAGAGGCCTTTTCTCCTCCCATGCATCTTCTCGCCATACACATCAGATAAGATTTATTCGAAAGCATGAAAACCACCAACATGCAAGCCACCTGCAGTATTATTCTGAAGAAGATTAAGTCTACGGGGTGAATACAGCAAATGCTGTTCAATGGAGTAGGTGAGAAATGATCAGTTTCATCAAGCTCAACCACACAGGAAGCATCGTACACAGTGCTGTCAGCAGTGGGCAGCATACACCACATTCACTGTCTCTAGTCCAGCCAGTGAAATCACATCGTGAAATACTTCGCTGATGGAGCAGTTGGAGAGTTGTATGACTTTGACTTGATTCTGAACATGAAATTAACTCAATGATTAAACCGAATGTACTTCAGTGCTACAGACATTTCTCCATATCTGGTAAAAAGGCAAAGCAACCACTAATGACTGCACCCAAACCTGCAGTCACGTAGTGATTTCATAAGCTCAGGGGTGGATATCAGAGCGAGGAGTACAGGCACGATTTAACAGGAACGCAGCTCTGTCCTGACAGATGTCAAGCTGCcagatgttttctttgcagCCGTCCCTCGACATGATCTCCTCATCCTTCTGGGTTTGTGGTTTCTCACAccaatcagtgtgtgtttgttaatcaTGACAGAGCAGGGTCTCAACTCTCACATCACAGTATAAATATGACTTTACTGCTTGCCTTGCCATTCgttaacatttgcatttgtttgtccTGCACTTTTCATACTCATACTGTAAATCAGTATTTTCCTGTACCGTGTTCTTTCCACTCAGTAGCACATTGTCGTCACAGAATGAATACTTGCCTTTGGTACAGAAAACATCTAATTAAACAGGATTATTGAGGCAAACCTCCCATTCTGAGacaagaagcagcagcactcaTGTTTGTAATTAATGGAGTGCTGGGGTTTACTCATCTTTGGTCAAAAGGCAGGAAAGCACAAGTTTATTAAATGTCCTAACTCTCCAGTAATACTCTGCAGTTGCTTCTACATGTTCTTATAGGCTAAATACAGATTATGTTCATTTGTATTTATAATAAGGAATAACATTTGCTTATTTCTTTAACCCGAACCCCTTTTCACACCCCTCTGGACTGCATTGGTTTGTTTTAAATAGATCTAACTCCGACTCCGTCTGTTGTCTGCAGACTTTGTGAAATGTTGGAGCTGTCAAAGCTGACACTGTTAAAATATATTCGTTATATTTATTATTAGAGATCGCATTCCATGCTCCAGATGATGACTACCAGCTGTGTTTGTTGGCTGTTTTTGTGCAATTCAACCATTAAGCAATGCTGGCACAcaaaccacagaggagactgagTGCGCCACACCCACAGTTTGAGATCTTCTccatcatttttcattcatacGATCAAAACTTCGATGGCAGCTTTACTGATCCAACTCACTTCATCTGTGCACCATCCGCATGTCTCTGCCACCTGGATGCACTCCCCACATGACTGTGCGTTTGCCTTGATGCATATGC carries:
- the LOC139338757 gene encoding integrin beta-1-like, which produces MDPRLLLIATLSAVLGGSWAQQEGSICIKANAQSCGECIQVAETCGWCTDETFLSVGESKSARCDDLESLKKRNCAATKVENPRGGITINKNKPVTNRKKDVAEKLKPEQITQIQPQKLTLTLRSGEPQTFELKFKRAEDYPIDLYYLMDLSFSMKDDLENVKNLGTDLMREMQEITSDFRIGFGSFVEKTVMPYISTTPARLINPCTGNQNCTSPFSYKNVLKLTDKGDEFNRLVSQQQISGNLDSPEGGFDAIMQVAVCEEQIGWRNVTRLLVFSTDAGFHFAGDGKLGGIVLPNDGRCHLENNMYTMSHYYDYPSIAHLVQKLSDHNIQTIFAVTEEFQPVYKELKNLIPKSAVGTLSSNSSNVIKLIIDAYNSLSSEVILENGRLPEGVSITYKSICKNGVEGTGENGRKCSNISIGDEVSFKISIESQKCPSHGKSETIKIKPLGFTEEVEVVLNFICDCQCATEGEPNSKKCFEGNGTFECGACKCNEGRIGRLCECSKDEVRTEDLDANCRKDNGTDICSNNGDCVCGTCECKKRENPAEIYSGKYCECDNFNCDRSNNKLCGGHGRCECRKCICDANYTGSACDCSLETSTCLAKNGQICNGRGTCECGICKCTNPKFQGPTCEICPTCPGVCAEHKDCVQCRAFTAGEKKDTCERDCSYFQLIKVKDRDKLPQPTDQSFPLTHCKERDANDCWFYYTYAIRNDTKEVYVVDTLECPAGPDIIPIVAGVVAGIVLIGLALLLIWKLLMIIHDRREFAKFEKEKMNAKWDTGENPIYRSAVTTVVNPKYEGK